One stretch of Estrella lausannensis DNA includes these proteins:
- a CDS encoding patatin-like phospholipase family protein, whose translation MSFPLLKRKTTHITLVILILSASMLLTGCGSSKRLLPSCEPDPPEPFAVPEKIRVALVLGSGGVRGMAHVGVIEELMDACVPIDLIVGCSAGSIVGAVYADNPDLDALKCAIWKIKTDSVLDIDLWNCKYGLSKGNCLHRVLDEHLVAETFDELKIPLVVVASDLNTGELVPIGSGDLVTAVQASCSIPFVFVPCKYRGRVLVDGGVVNPVPVKVARDLGAEIVIAVDLSELLPKTFPTNLFQVATRSAEIAFMWQNEVCTRGADIVIRPRTTGIGTFNEKMKWELYCAGKSAAEEKRGEIIELLRRNEVFSTPVNCKTRCVALPPYLPKICLEGS comes from the coding sequence ATGTCTTTTCCACTTTTAAAGCGCAAAACAACGCACATCACCTTAGTGATACTGATTCTATCCGCCTCGATGCTGCTCACCGGCTGCGGCTCTTCAAAACGGCTTCTGCCGTCTTGCGAACCCGATCCACCGGAGCCTTTCGCTGTCCCTGAAAAAATTCGCGTCGCTCTTGTCCTTGGCAGCGGAGGTGTGCGAGGTATGGCCCATGTGGGAGTGATTGAGGAGTTGATGGATGCGTGCGTGCCGATTGATCTGATCGTCGGATGCAGTGCTGGAAGCATCGTTGGAGCTGTTTATGCCGATAACCCAGATCTTGACGCGTTAAAATGCGCGATCTGGAAGATCAAGACCGACTCCGTCCTTGATATCGACTTATGGAATTGCAAATACGGACTTTCCAAAGGAAATTGCTTACACCGCGTCTTGGATGAGCATCTGGTGGCCGAGACGTTCGATGAGTTGAAAATTCCTCTTGTTGTCGTAGCTTCTGATCTTAACACAGGAGAACTCGTCCCGATTGGTTCAGGTGATCTTGTGACAGCTGTGCAAGCCTCCTGTTCGATACCGTTTGTGTTTGTGCCTTGTAAATACCGTGGTCGCGTTCTGGTCGATGGAGGTGTTGTCAACCCTGTTCCGGTTAAGGTGGCGAGAGATCTTGGAGCTGAAATCGTGATCGCGGTTGACTTAAGTGAGCTGCTTCCAAAAACCTTTCCCACCAATCTGTTTCAGGTAGCGACCCGCAGTGCAGAAATTGCCTTCATGTGGCAAAACGAGGTGTGCACGAGAGGCGCGGATATCGTTATTCGCCCACGCACAACGGGAATTGGTACTTTTAATGAAAAAATGAAGTGGGAGCTGTACTGCGCCGGAAAGAGCGCTGCGGAAGAGAAGAGAGGGGAGATTATCGAACTGCTCAGGAGAAACGAGGTTTTTTCCACTCCGGTCAACTGTAAGACCCGCTGTGTCGCCCTGCCCCCCTACTTGCCAAAAATTTGTCTCGAAGGATCGTGA
- a CDS encoding cold-shock protein: MAFGKVKWFNVTKGFGFIQPEAGGNDVFVHITALKRAGLDNLNEGQRVSYELATSNGRVSADKLKLAD, encoded by the coding sequence ATGGCATTCGGTAAAGTCAAGTGGTTCAACGTAACAAAAGGTTTTGGATTTATCCAACCGGAAGCAGGTGGTAACGATGTATTCGTCCATATCACTGCTCTCAAGCGTGCTGGCCTTGACAACTTGAATGAAGGACAACGCGTCAGCTACGAACTTGCGACAAGCAACGGAAGAGTTTCCGCTGACAAATTAAAACTTGCTGACTAA
- a CDS encoding DEAD/DEAH box helicase: MTTTFETLGIPSALMRSLEKRGITAPTPIQEMAIPVALTGKDLFASAATGSGKTIAYLIPVLANLMEDKESSALILAPTRELAQQINDEILKLINHAAPFKIALLIGGRPYFKQEIDLRKTPRFIVGTPGRVRDHLERGTLKLEKTSYFILDETDRMLDLGFSDDLAAIAKKLPAQKQTLMFSATMSPTIEQMSKKWLTDPVHLAADTAMQPSQNIKEESVHVTTDRKFDTLLEALGQREGSVIVFVRTKIGAENLARKLRDEEHLAEAIHGDLPQRKRDRVIKSFRNQRSRIMVATDVASRGLDIPHIMHVINFDLPECAEDYIHRVGRTGRAGKEGFALSFISPEEKKFWRAIKKLSGGQDEDEGEERGSRRGPPRGRRSFSGPRNGSWKPKRRFGGPREGSGGERESFGGRREGFGGQREGFGGQRESFGGPRGYSANKRAPRFNKVD; the protein is encoded by the coding sequence ATGACAACTACTTTTGAAACTTTAGGAATACCCTCTGCTCTGATGCGTTCGCTAGAAAAACGCGGCATCACGGCGCCAACCCCCATTCAAGAGATGGCCATCCCGGTCGCTTTAACCGGTAAAGACCTCTTTGCGTCCGCCGCCACAGGCTCCGGAAAAACCATCGCTTACTTAATCCCTGTTCTTGCCAACTTAATGGAAGACAAAGAGTCCAGTGCATTGATCTTGGCTCCCACCAGAGAGCTGGCTCAGCAGATCAATGATGAGATCCTTAAACTGATCAATCACGCAGCTCCTTTTAAGATCGCCCTGCTCATCGGTGGCAGACCCTACTTTAAACAAGAGATCGATCTTAGAAAAACCCCTCGTTTTATCGTTGGAACTCCCGGACGTGTGCGCGATCATCTCGAGCGCGGCACCTTGAAGCTGGAAAAGACTAGCTACTTCATTCTTGATGAAACAGACCGGATGCTCGATCTCGGGTTTAGCGACGATCTAGCGGCAATCGCCAAAAAACTGCCGGCCCAGAAACAGACCCTGATGTTTTCGGCTACCATGTCCCCGACAATTGAGCAGATGTCCAAAAAGTGGTTGACCGATCCAGTGCATTTGGCTGCTGATACAGCGATGCAGCCTTCGCAAAACATCAAAGAAGAGTCAGTTCATGTCACAACCGACAGAAAGTTTGATACTCTTCTCGAGGCACTAGGCCAGAGGGAAGGATCCGTTATCGTGTTCGTCCGCACAAAAATCGGCGCTGAAAACCTCGCCCGTAAACTGAGGGACGAAGAGCATCTCGCCGAAGCTATCCACGGTGACCTGCCTCAGCGAAAGCGTGACCGAGTTATCAAATCATTCAGAAATCAGCGAAGCAGGATCATGGTCGCGACAGATGTTGCGTCAAGAGGTCTTGATATTCCCCATATCATGCATGTCATCAATTTCGACTTGCCTGAATGTGCAGAAGATTACATCCACCGCGTCGGTAGAACAGGCCGTGCCGGTAAAGAGGGTTTTGCCCTGTCATTCATTTCCCCAGAAGAGAAAAAGTTCTGGAGAGCGATAAAAAAACTCTCCGGCGGCCAGGACGAAGATGAGGGCGAAGAGCGTGGTTCAAGACGCGGTCCTCCGAGAGGAAGACGCTCCTTCTCCGGTCCAAGAAACGGCTCATGGAAACCAAAACGCCGTTTTGGTGGTCCAAGAGAGGGTTCCGGTGGTGAAAGAGAGAGCTTTGGCGGTAGGCGCGAAGGCTTTGGCGGTCAAAGAGAAGGTTTCGGCGGTCAAAGGGAAAGCTTTGGCGGCCCAAGAGGCTACTCTGCTAATAAGAGGGCCCCTAGATTCAATAAAGTTGATTAA
- a CDS encoding protein-tyrosine phosphatase family protein gives MLPVEQYRTGSAENPSDAEFPPQKQSKKDKIAKALHSLGALFHSDKHKAQAEDASPQKAVKELKLQRTTSSSSQTAITSTSASSQGLATDNDELDFSDDFYFSPAYTYTSEQLQQIEEIDSLWTERWGTLETLEKFESNMHLLVAPHQHLIPKVNPLEPSGTIYMGSYPGDNPYDHTDLGAEIKLPILLKELGINQIVCLQKQDELDASFTPYQETALRIARELKLTTPQFLHFGIRDVSIAPDNDVYHFVLETLLPAITKPGMKTYIHCWGGNGRTGTISSIVLAALFGLDAETALKKVNTYHKIRINPQYNAPETETQKNQVRRLVPKIVAEATDPEKNER, from the coding sequence ATGTTACCAGTAGAACAGTACAGGACCGGATCAGCGGAGAATCCCAGCGACGCAGAATTTCCCCCGCAAAAACAGTCAAAGAAAGATAAAATTGCAAAAGCACTCCATTCACTAGGCGCTCTTTTTCACTCAGACAAGCACAAAGCGCAAGCCGAAGATGCATCACCTCAAAAAGCAGTTAAAGAATTGAAGTTGCAAAGAACAACCTCCTCTTCCAGCCAGACTGCCATCACCTCCACTTCAGCAAGCAGCCAAGGGTTGGCTACGGACAACGACGAATTGGACTTTAGTGACGACTTCTACTTCTCACCTGCCTATACCTATACATCTGAACAACTGCAGCAAATTGAAGAAATTGACAGCCTGTGGACCGAGCGCTGGGGGACCCTTGAAACGCTCGAAAAGTTTGAGTCGAACATGCATCTCCTGGTCGCTCCCCACCAACACCTCATCCCCAAAGTCAATCCTCTTGAGCCATCGGGCACAATTTACATGGGTAGCTATCCCGGAGACAATCCCTACGACCATACAGATCTGGGTGCCGAAATTAAATTACCCATTCTCCTAAAAGAACTGGGGATCAACCAGATCGTCTGCTTGCAAAAACAAGATGAGCTAGACGCTTCGTTTACACCCTATCAGGAAACAGCCCTTAGAATTGCCCGTGAACTCAAGCTGACGACACCACAGTTCCTTCATTTTGGCATCCGCGACGTCAGCATCGCACCCGACAACGATGTTTACCATTTCGTGTTAGAGACCCTTTTGCCTGCTATCACAAAGCCCGGAATGAAAACCTATATTCACTGCTGGGGAGGTAACGGGCGCACAGGCACGATCTCGTCTATCGTCCTAGCCGCTTTGTTCGGGCTTGATGCCGAGACAGCGCTGAAGAAGGTCAATACCTATCACAAAATCAGGATCAACCCCCAGTACAACGCCCCGGAAACAGAAACACAAAAGAATCAGGTAAGGCGGCTCGTGCCTAAAATTGTCGCTGAGGCTACCGACCCTGAGAAAAATGAACGCTAG
- a CDS encoding polysaccharide pyruvyl transferase family protein encodes MKALFIITISLFCSFCGHAEEVGKAGLPLYWWQQKAFVNFGDYISLKLVERIVGEPVKTFQRKPANNPKKLLALGSILSFADDGDVIWGTGLNGKLPEKSSYRFKNLDVRAVRGPITRAFLQNSFSIPVPEVYGDPALLFPYLFPEFSKSEEPLYDYIVIPHYTELHLFPRELYSNVVYPTDPWDVVVRAILQSKFVVSSSLHGIIIAEAYGIPARLLRVTETEPLLKYNDYYRGSGRATFEYAESIQEALEMGGERPIRFNPEKLYEAFPFEFWSTEVRIKPDFKRGIL; translated from the coding sequence ATGAAAGCATTATTCATCATCACGATATCCCTTTTTTGCTCTTTTTGCGGACATGCGGAAGAGGTTGGAAAGGCTGGGCTGCCCCTTTACTGGTGGCAGCAAAAAGCATTTGTTAACTTTGGAGATTATATCTCCCTCAAACTGGTTGAGAGGATTGTAGGGGAGCCTGTAAAGACATTTCAGCGCAAACCCGCCAATAATCCAAAGAAGCTCTTGGCGCTGGGATCTATCCTTTCGTTTGCAGACGATGGTGATGTGATTTGGGGGACGGGTCTCAACGGCAAACTGCCTGAAAAATCCAGCTATAGGTTTAAAAATCTTGATGTGAGGGCTGTTAGAGGTCCCATCACAAGGGCATTCCTTCAAAATTCCTTCAGTATACCCGTTCCTGAGGTGTATGGGGATCCGGCGCTTCTCTTCCCCTATCTTTTTCCTGAGTTCTCAAAGAGTGAGGAACCTCTTTACGACTATATAGTGATCCCTCACTATACGGAGCTGCACCTCTTTCCCAGAGAGCTTTACAGTAACGTCGTTTACCCGACAGATCCATGGGATGTGGTTGTCAGGGCAATATTGCAGTCAAAGTTTGTGGTCTCCAGTTCCTTGCATGGCATAATCATAGCCGAAGCGTACGGGATTCCGGCACGTCTACTGCGCGTCACCGAGACGGAGCCTTTGCTGAAATATAACGACTACTACAGAGGGTCGGGAAGGGCGACGTTTGAATACGCCGAGTCAATTCAGGAGGCATTGGAAATGGGTGGAGAGCGCCCGATTCGATTTAATCCTGAGAAGCTTTATGAGGCTTTTCCATTCGAGTTTTGGTCGACGGAAGTGAGAATCAAACCTGATTTCAAAAGAGGAATTTTATGA